The window ACAATTAATAAGTAAAAGtacattttgtttttgaaatctTTAATACCAAAACATTCTTGTGTACATATCCACATCCTACAGGAGTTATAAAGAGTTGCTGGCCAAATGTAATCAGCTGGGTAGAGGAGAAGCTCGGTCTTCTGAGAAACTTGAGAAAGCTATGGAAAAGATGGATAGACTAAAGGTTAGAGTCTTTCTGTTCTTGTAATTCATCTTAgctgccttttttttttatccagCTCATGTTATCTTTTTTCAACTGGCAGAAGCGAGTGAGGGAACTTGAGATGATCGCTGAAGAGAGTGAGAACAGAGCTCTAAGGGATATAAAAGTTTCAAAGAACTGCAGTGACAGACAAGTCTCCAAGCCTGCAACAGAGAGCTTTGTTTCTTTTAGAATGCCTCCATCAGGCAACATAGTGGAGAAAATCTCTACACCACTCGGTCAGTTTGAGAAGAATGATGGATTAACCAATCAGGAATCGTGCTCAAGGGGAAGAGGAGACTCTATTCCTGGCAAACAGGAGTCTGTTATCGAGATAGATGATGatgttcctgaaaccacaaatTCTGGCTTCAGACATTCGGATTCTGTTATGAAAGATGAGAAGAGTGAAGATAGTAGTGTTCATGATGATCCGGTGGTCAAGGATATAAAGTTTAACATCAGAGAAAGTCCGGCATCATCATTCTCAACTCGGAACAATGGTACTTCTGCATACATCATCCATCATTTTATGTTCTTGAGTGAAGTAGATTTGAAGATTGTTCAAAACTCAATGCAGGTGCTGGAGACATTTGGTTGTCAAGTGggaaaaatcaaaatctcaGAAGATGGGAAACGAATCCTTCACTAGGAGGTTATGTCTCAGGCAAGAATGATCTAATCTCTGTTGGACCTGATGGCAAAGGTGGAAGAATCAAGGTGTTGAGATCCAAACCCCAATTTTCTGTGAGTTTCTGCTTCTCTTATCCATCAGTTTCCATAAACTTAATCATTTTCCTCTCACATATTTTCCTTCATTCATATAGATGGAATATGGAATTTTAATCTTTCTGACTTGTGTTATTTTAGATTACGTTTCTCACAACCTCTACACTTAAAAGCCCTTACCACAATTTATGAGCTTATCCGGTAACTTCGTACCTTTCCTAATGTGGTTATTCTCGATTTGCATAGAACGCCAATGCAAGCTCAGGAAGTGGCAAGAGATTCAAGGTTGGAAGTAAAACAAGTGGTTCGTCGTCTCAAGGGTGTCTGCAGATCGAACATTTTTTTGGGAAATCCAATCGCTAAAATTTCGAGGCCTGAATGAGAATCTTAACTTTttggaagaaagaaaaaaaactccaaaGCCACCCCATGTATTGATACAAATGTAATAACATGCAAATAAAAACATGACGATTTTGTTCTTGATAAGATTTAACCATATAATGGATGCGGAGTGTTTGCGGCACATAAAACCTCAGTCTCGCACTTATTATAACTTCGACTCACGGAAACATTGAGATTTGAGCTACAGATTTCGAAAAACAGAAACCTAAAATGGATCATGCAAATCACAGGACTCGAAAGTACATCAAAATCTATCACTGTTATTTATAAGCATCCACATACCAGATACCACAATCAGCAAGAGAAACAGACTTCATAAACCTTTCTTCGGAGGATTGTGGGCAGAGCAGAGTTATCTGTAGCCAAAGCCATGGTCCAGTTCATGACCCATAGAGCCCTGACGATTAGGACCACCGGCTTGACCCATTGCGGGCGACTGCTTGGACGGGTCTATCCTCTGGTGAATCCCCAAGAGTGCCTGCAGTGAAGCTGGATGTTC of the Brassica rapa cultivar Chiifu-401-42 chromosome A03, CAAS_Brap_v3.01, whole genome shotgun sequence genome contains:
- the LOC103858846 gene encoding uncharacterized protein LOC103858846, producing the protein MAGENAAANAICSICYEDLKPVAENLQSISACGHVFHELCLQQWFEYCPSTNKRNCPICKQKCLLKDPFRLYFQSSGNQTDSIASQKVEEDPVLLRGEVKRLQGKIQNLTSALEGQQKNNLEVSDQLHQCKEQLKEDKARRWEALQEISTTQHLLKLKSEECVQLTSKCAKLQDRTMALAKELAALKLVSDLSLDEDDVMKLAMLGNNTKTKDTIDTLVKSLVIRNRSYKELLAKCNQLGRGEARSSEKLEKAMEKMDRLKKRVRELEMIAEESENRALRDIKVSKNCSDRQVSKPATESFVSFRMPPSGNIVEKISTPLGQFEKNDGLTNQESCSRGRGDSIPGKQESVIEIDDDVPETTNSGFRHSDSVMKDEKSEDSSVHDDPVVKDIKFNIRESPASSFSTRNNGAGDIWLSSGKNQNLRRWETNPSLGGYVSGKNDLISVGPDGKGGRIKVLRSKPQFSNANASSGSGKRFKVGSKTSGSSSQGCLQIEHFFGKSNR